A part of Rhodamnia argentea isolate NSW1041297 chromosome 8, ASM2092103v1, whole genome shotgun sequence genomic DNA contains:
- the LOC125312508 gene encoding low affinity inorganic phosphate transporter 8-like, with the protein MADASKVVFSELDNAKTQLYHFKAIVIAGMGFFTDAYDLFCITAVTKLLGRLYYYDPSTGEPGALPKNVSNAIQGVALCGTLAGQLFFGWLGDKLGRKKVYGITLVTMVGCALASGLSFGSTAHSVIGSLCFFRFWLGFGIGGDYPLSAVIMSEYANQKTRGGFIAAVFAMQGVGILFAGAVAMLVSKIFLAAFPADPFEVDPVYSTQPQGEFVWRIVLMFGAVPAALTYYWRMKMPETARYTALVQGDHKKAASDMAKVLEKDLGIDESRYNANTNVPVNPQPSYGLLSNEFLRRHGLHLLGTMTTWFLLDIAFYSLQLAQKDIYSVSGILHRPGTMNAIEEVFELSKAMFIIALVATVPGYWFTVFLIDKIGRFPIQLIGFLAMSVFMAVLGIRYKHFRGVYCPKGSPKEYCEGHSMTFIAFYGLTLFFANFGPNSTTFIIPAELFPARFRSTCHGISAAAGKAGAIIGAFWIQTYTQSDSGTKKAIIALSVVNLLGFLFTFLVPETKGRSLEEISGEDLQYQDQNGSDRTKSAGADVVPETQMV; encoded by the coding sequence ATGGCAGATGCCAGCAAAGTCGTCTTCTCGGAGTTGGACAATGCCAAGACCCAACTCTATCATTTTAAGGCGATCGTCATAGCAGGGATGGGGTTCTTCACCGATGCGTATGACCTCTTCTGCATTACTGCAGTCACCAAGCTGTTGGGTCGCTTATACTACTACGACCCCAGCACCGGAGAACCGGGTGCTCTTCCGAAAAACGTCTCTAATGCCATCCAAGGAGTCGCTCTATGTGGAACTTTAGCAGGCCAGCTCTTCTTCGGATGGCTTGGGGACAAACTCGGCCGCAAGAAGGTCTATGGGATCACCTTAGTCACCATGGTTGGATGCGCCTTGGCCTCGGGCCTGTCCTTTGGGTCCACAGCACACAGCGTGATCGGCAGCCTATGCTTCTTCAGATTCTGGCTTGGTTTCGGTATCGGAGGAGATTATCCGCTCTCAGCTGTCATCATGTCCGAATACGCCAATCAGAAAACCCGAGGAGGGTTCATCGCGGCTGTTTTCGCGATGCAAGGTGTCGGGATTCTATTTGCTGGGGCTGTTGCGATGCTGGTCTCAAAGATATTCCTGGCAGCATTCCCAGCCGATCCATTTGAGGTGGATCCTGTCTATTCCACTCAGCCGCAGGGTGAGTTCGTTTGGCGGATTGTCCTAATGTTCGGGGCGGTCCCAGCCGCCTTGACCTACTATTGGCGGATGAAAATGCCCGAGACCGCGAGGTACACTGCCTTGGTCCAGGGAGACCACAAGAAGGCTGCGTCTGACATGGCCAAAGTCCTGGAGAAGGACTTAGGAATCGATGAATCACGATACAACGCCAATACCAACGTTCCTGTCAACCCTCAGCCTTCGTACGGTCTATTGTCGAACGAGTTCCTCCGAAGACATGGGCTCCACCTACTCGGGACCATGACCACCTGGTTCTTGCTGGACATCGCCTTCTACAGCCTCCAGCTCGCGCAGAAGGACATATACTCTGTCAGCGGCATCCTACACCGGCCAGGGACCATGAACGCGATCGAGGAGGTGTTCGAGTTATCGAAAGCCATGTTCATTATCGCCCTGGTGGCGACGGTCCCCGGGTACTGGTTCACGGTTTTCTTGATCGACAAGATCGGGCGGTTCCCCATCCAGCTCATCGGGTTCCTGGCGATGTCGGTCTTCATGGCAGTCCTAGGAATCAGGTACAAGCACTTCAGGGGCGTCTACTGCCCCAAAGGCTCTCCCAAAGAGTACTGCGAGGGCCATTCGATGACCTTCATCGCCTTCTACGGACTCACCCTCTTCTTCGCCAACTTTGGACCCAACTCCACAACCTTCATAATCCCAGCCGAGCTCTTCCCCGCAAGGTTCAGGTCAACCTGCCACGGAATCTCGGCAGCGGCAGGCAAAGCCGGAGCCATCATCGGAGCATTCTGGATTCAGACGTACACACAGAGCGACTCCGGGACTAAGAAGGCGATCATTGCACTGTCTGTGGTCAACCTGCTGGGCTTCCTCTTCACTTTCCTGGTGCCGGAGACAAAGGGCAGGTCCCTGGAGGAGATTTCTGGGGAGGATCTTCAGTACCAGGACCAGAATGGGAGTGACAGGACAAAAAGTGCTGGTGCTGATGTGGTTCCTGAGACTCAGATGGTTTAG
- the LOC115748175 gene encoding 60S ribosomal protein L10, with translation MGRRPARCYRQIKNKPYPKSRYCRGVPDPKIRIYDVGMKKKGVDEFPFCVHLVSWEKENVSSEALEAARIACNKYMAKFAGKDAFHLRVRVHPFHVLRINKMLSCAGADRLQTGMRGAFGKPQGTCARVAIGQVLLSVRCKDSNSHHAQEALRRAKFKFPGRQKIIVSRKWGFTKFSRADYLKWKSENKIVPDGVNAKFLGCHGPLANRRPGQAMLPATA, from the exons ATGGGGAGAA GACCGGCAAGGTGTTATCGGCAGATCAAGAACAAGCCATACCCGAAATCACGGTACTGCCGTGGTGTTCCTGATCCTAAGATCAGAATCTATGATGTTGGAATGAAAAAGAAGGGTGTTGATGAGTTCCCCTTCTGTGTTCACTTGGTGAGTTGGGAAAAGGAGAATGTTTCAAGTGAGGCCCTGGAAGCAGCTAGGATTGCTTGCAATAAGTACATGGCCAAATTTGCTGGAAAGGATGCTTTCCATTTGAGAGTTAGGGTCCACCCCTTCCATGTTCTCCGTATTAACAAGATGCTTTCCTGTGCTGGGGCTGATAGGCTCCAGACTGGTATGAGAGGTGCTTTTGGAAAGCCACAGGGCACATGTGCCCGGGTTGCCATTGGTCAGGTCCTGCTCTCAGTCCGATGCAAGGACAGTAACAGCCACCATGCCCAGGAGGCCCTTCGCCGTGCGAAGTTCAAGTTCCCTGGCCGCCAAAAGATCATTGTCAGCAGGAAGTG GGGATTTACCAAGTTCAGCCGTGCTGACTATTTGAAGTGGAAGTCGGAGAACAAAATTGTTCCAGATGGTGTGAATGCCAAG TTCCTTGGATGTCATGGACCTCTGGCGAATCGTCGACCTGGACAAGCTATGTTACCTGCGACTGCTTAG
- the LOC115748127 gene encoding probable inactive receptor kinase At5g58300, translated as MKLLQAVTPTTSLLFRVLLLIPLVVADLNSDIQALLDFASAVPHARKLNWSPSIPICSSWVGVTCNVDKSRVTAVRLPAVGLYGSLPSNTLGKLDALKVLSLRSNYLTGNLPSDVASIPSLQYLFLQHNNFSGSLPISLSSQLNVLDLSFNSFSGDIPLSIQKLTRLATFYVQNNSISGAIPDLNLPKLKLLNLSYNNLSGSIPNSLQKFPNSSFVGNSLLCGQPLSQCPTLFTSPSPSPAYSEQPTTGPLGQKVASKKKLGSGAIVALVIGCFALLFLLVVVVLVCYSKRKDGGNVLKVKGTNGTSQNPKDFGSGVQEPEKNKLVFFDGCSYNFDLEDLLRASAEVLGKGSYGTAYKAILEEGTTLVVKRLREVAAGKKEFEQQMELVGKVGRHANVVPLRAYYYSKDEKLLVYDYMPYGSLFVHLHGDRGSGRTPLDWDSRMKISLGTAKAIAHIHSEPGAKCVHGNIKSLNVFLTQDHDGCVSDVGLTPLMNFSAITPRVIGYYAPEVIESRKVTQKSDVYSFGVLLLEMLTGKTPLNHPGHDDVVDLPRWVRSVVREEWTAEVFDVELLKYENVEEEMVQMLQIALTCVAKVPDTRPKMDEVVRMIEEVREPEVKDRPSSGAESNVPTP; from the exons ATGAAGCTTCTTCAAGCAGTCACTCCCACGACCTCATTGCTTTTCCGTGTACTTCTTCTCATCCCCTTAGTTGTTGCTGATCTGAATTCTGATATTCAAGCTCTCCTTGATTTCGCTTCGGCCGTCCCACATGCCCGGAAACTGAATTGGAGCCCTTCTATTCCAATTTGCAGCTCTTGGGTAGGCGTAACTTGCAATGTAGATAAATCCCGGGTGACAGCGGTCCGTCTTCCCGCTGTTGGTCTTTATGGCTCACTGCCGTCAAACACGTTAGGAAAGCTTGATGCTCTTAAGGTCTTGAGCCTCCGTTCGAATTACTTAACCGGCAATCTTCCTTCTGATGTTGCTTCCATTCCTTCCCTCCAATACTTATTCCTCCAGCATAATAACTTTTCTGGCTCTCTCCCGATCTCTTTGTCATCGCAGCTCAATGTATTGGATTTGTCCTTCAACTCGTTTAGCGGCGACATCCCGCTATCCATTCAGAAGCTCACTAGGCTTGCTACATTTTACGTTCAAAATAATTCCATTTCTGGTGCAATTCCTGACCTTAACCTTCCCAAACTCAAACTTTTGAATCTGAGCTATAACAACTTGTCGGGCTCCATCCCGAATTCTCTCCAAAAATTTCCCAATTCTTCATTCGTTGGGAACTCTCTTTTGTGCGGACAACCACTTAGCCAATGCCCCACTCTTTTCACCTCTCCTTCTCCATCCCCTGCATACTCAGAGCAGCCAACAACAGGTCCTCTAGGTCAAAAAGTTGCTTCGAAAAAGAAACTCGGGTCAGGTGCTATTGTTGCTTTAGTTATTGGGTGTTTTGCGTTGCTCTTTCTCCTTGTGGTAGTTGTCCTTGTCTGCTACTCGAAGAGAAAAGATGGTGGTAATGTACTGAAAGTGAAGGGAACGAATGGCACAAGTCAAAATCCAAAGGACTTTGGAAGTGGGGTGCAAGAACCAGAGAAGAACAAGCTGGTTTTCTTTGATGGGTGTTCTTACAACTTTGATCTTGAGGACTTATTGAGGGCTTCGGCTGAAGTTCTTGGCAAGGGGAGTTATGGAACAGCTTATAAAGCTATTCTGGAGGAGGGGACGACCCTGGTGGTGAAACGGCTGAGGGAAGTTGCGGCTGGCAAAAAGGAGTTTGAACAGCAAATGGAGCTTGTAGGGAAGGTGGGACGACATGCCAATGTCGTGCCACTTCGTGCTTATTACTATTCGAAGGATGAGAAGCTCTTGGTTTACGATTACATGCCTTATGGGAGCTTGTTTGTACATTTGCATG GAGATAGAGGTTCTGGAAGGACACCGTTAGATTGGGATTCTAGAATGAAGATCTCCCTCGGAACAGCCAAAGCGATTGCTCACATACATTCTGAACCTGGAGCTAAGTGTGTTCATGGAAACATCAAGTCCTTGAATGTCTTCCTCACCCAAGATCACGATGGTTGTGTTTCGGATGTTGGACTGACTCCTCTCATGAATTTCTCTGCAATAACTCCCCGAGTCATTGGTTACTATGCTCCGGAGGTGATTGAATCAAGGAAAGTTACTCAGAAATCTGATGTTTACAGCTTTGGTGTGCTCCTCCTTGAAATGTTAACAG GTAAAACCCCTCTCAATCATCCGGGACACGATGACGTCGTTGATCTCCCCAGGTGGGTCCGGTCGGTGGTTCGAGAGGAATGGACAGCCGAGGTCTTTGATGTCGAGCTGCTGAAGTACGAGAATgtggaggaggagatggtgCAGATGCTGCAAATTGCTCTCACATGTGTCGCCAAAGTACCTGATACGCGCCCCAAGATGGACGAAGTCGTCAGGATGATTGAGGAAGTTCGGGAACCAGAGGTAAAGGATCGGCCTTCTTCTGGAGCCGAATCCAATGTGCCAACCCCGTGA